The DNA segment CGGTGCCGCACCATGGGCAGACGAGCATCGGTTCGGCGACGGGTTCGGTGCAGTTTACGCAGCGGTGCAGGGCGGGGAAGATGTTTTTGTATCGTTTTTTGAAAGCGGCTCGGCGGTGCTGTTTCCAGTCGTGCTTTTGGGGCAGGGACGGAGCGGTGTCGGCGGCGAGGGATTTGGGCAGTGCCTGGTTCATGGCGTTAAGCATTTCGGTGGCGTTTGCGAAACGGTTGGCCGGCTCGATGGCGAGGGATTTTTTTACAAACTGGGTGAAGCGGACGGATGTTCGTTTCTTGAGGCGGTCGAAATGTTTTGGGGGCCAGTGGAAGGGCCAGGCGGGCAGGTGGCCGGTGAGGTATTCGTAGATGACGAGTGCGAGGGAGAAGCAGTCGCTGGAGTAGGAGGGTTTGCCGTAGGCCTGTTCGGGGGCGAAGTAGCCGGGGGTGCCGATGTCGTCGGTGGTGACCATTTTGCGTTTTACGAGGACGGAGATGCCGAAGTCGCCGAGGGCGGCGGTGCCGTTGTCGAGCAGGAAGATGTTTCCTGGTGTGACGTCGCAGTGGATGATCTTTTTGCGGTGTGCGCATGCGAGGCCGTTGAGGACCTGGGTGGCGATTGTGATGAGTCGGCGGGGGGCCATGGGTTTTGGGCAGTCGAAGAGGGTTTTTGCGGATATTTCGGTGGCGAGGATGGCGTGGTCGCGGATGATGTCGGCGTTTTTGAGGGGCATGATGTTGGGGTGGCGCAGTTGGGCGACGAGGCGGACCTCGCGGAGGATGGTTTCGTTGTCGCGTTTGCCCGCTTCGTCTGGCTGGGGGATCTTGAGTGCGACGTCGATGCCTTCGATTGTGTCGCGAGCCTTCCAGACTTCGCAGTAGCCGCCCTGGCCGAGCTTTCTTACGAGGCGGTATTTTCCGAGTTGTCTACCTTTTAACAGAGAAAGCTGCTGATGCATTTACGGGTCCCCATGGGTATGCCTGTCGGCGGTTTACAGTTGCTATTTGCGGGCCAATTTGCGAGACGTGCCCTTGTTTCATTATGGCGCGGGGGCGGTGATCTTTGCCAGCAGAAAATTTTGAAAATCAGCAAAATTGATCGAAAGTTTCGAGCACCAAAAGCGGATATTGACGTATGGCAGTTAATCGCTATGAAGGTCCACTTCTCGGGGGTTCTGAGAGCGGCCGGGCAGCGGTGAAAATAGGTGAAAATAATTTTGGATTTCGGGATAGATTCTGATTGTTCGCTAACTGGCGAGATATATAATTGCTTCGCTTTTGTTGGCTGTGGTTTACGGCGGGCAGCGTGCCTGGCGTATTATTTTAGGAACGGCTTCGGTTCGACTGAGGCCTGGATAAGTAAGAAGCTATTACAAAACTCAGATTTGTCTTTCGGCGGCCCTTTTTCCGTTCGGCTGCGTTGTGTAAAATTGGCAAGAGAAAGCTGGGGCCAATTTCACACGCCTTGCCGAGCCGAAAAAACTGCTCGCCGAGAAGCCAAAAGCAGTTTCGGAACAGCTTCTTGTGAGGGGTCCTATGGAAGAGCAAGTAATGGACGGCTGGCTTACTCCGCAGAGGAAGAGCAAGTACAAGAGGCTTCTGCTTATGAAGCTCAAAGAGATCATGGGGGATGTGAGCGACATGGAGCGTGGGGCCTTTGAGGGTTCCAGTGAGCTGTCGCACATGCCGGTGCATCTTGCGGATTTGGGGACGGACAATTATGAGCTGGAATTCAGCCTTGGTCTGATGGAGAGCGAGAAGAAGACGATCCGCGAGATCATCGATGCTTTGAAAAGGCTGGAGGACGGCAGTTTCGGTATATGCGAGGGGCTGGGTACGCCGATCGAGAAACCCAGGCTCAAGGCGATACCGTGGACGCGGTACAGCATGGAGTATGCGAGGATGATCGAGAAGGGGCTTGCGAATCCGTCTGAGTCTTTCCGCAGGCGCAAGTACGACCGCAGCGTGATTGAAGAGGAAGATGATGAGGGCGGCGATGAGGATTTGGAGCTTGAGGATCTGGACCTTTCGAGCGTGGGTGTCGATGTCGATGATGAGGAAAGTGAAGACGCGATCGAAGAGGATCTGGATTAGAAGCAGTTTTAAAACTCAGATTTGTCTTTCGGCGGCCCTTTTTCCGTTCGGCTACGTTGTGCAAAGCCGTCAATAGAATAGCTATGGCCGGCTTCACACGCCTTGCCGAGCCGAAAAAATTGCTCGCCGGCAAGCCAAAAGCAGTTTTGAAACAACTTCCAGCTACCCTTATGCCTGCGGGTAAGTGTACCGCGGATAGGGTAGCTGTGGAGACTCATAGTCTTCGGTGCGGATGCTTTATATGAAATGTGCGTGCGGGCCCGATTTATTTTCTGCTGATAAGGTTTATGATAGATGCTTTAGAGCCGGCGGGCTCGTAAGTTTGGCAGCTTTTGGACGATTCAGCGGGGAACGATCATGCCTTTGAGGTACGGCGATACAAAATTTGGTCACGAAAGCTGGGTTGATAAGGTCGAGGGCGCTGCGGACCGTTGCGTACAGATGTTCTGCAATGAACGTTTGTGGGAGGCGGTGGCGCTGGTCGAGATCGGCCTGGTTACGATGACAGTTCTTGCGCTCGGGGTCGGATGGGCCGTGAGTGCATTATTTTGATCACCAACTCGTTATAAAGCATTATTCGGGCTGGTCAGGAAGGTCTCCGGTGTACTGGAGCACATTTTCTTCGGGCTGCGAGAAGCCTTCTTCTCCTTCGCAGGGGCACTGACAACCCTGGAGCAACAGAGCGAAAGTTGAGAGAAGCAGTATTCCAACCGTTGTTGTGATAGATTTGGTGAGTTTCATTGCTATTACCCCTCTTTTAATGTTTCAGTTCACTTCTCATAGTATTGATACGAAGGTCGGGGAAAAGCGTTTGGTTTATTGTTGAGGTGTTGGGCGGGCTAAGCGCATGAAAAGAAGCCTGAGGCGGGCGCCCCAGACTTCCTTTTCGGAGGAGGAGGGTGATGAAGTTGCTTGTTTAACTCGGAGGAAAACTCTTTCCTTCCCGAATCACAAACTCATACGGTCCGCGTGGTCGGGGGTTCAAAGTTTTCCAAAAATTTTTCGGTTCTGGCTTTTTGAGTCTGCGGAAGGTTTGTACGCCCCCCACGGACTTTGTGTACGACGGTGAATATATCAGAACGGGAGGGGCGAGTCAAGGGGTGTCTAAATTTTTTTGTGAAAAAAATCGCAATAGAAGTATATAGTTGAACAGAAGAGGGTTGTTGTGTAGTATTGATTGAGAATTGCTTAATCTGACGAAAGACAAATCGGTTCGTGAGGTTGTGTCCCGGCTCGGCAGTGCGGGCAAAGGAGGGGTGGTCCGGGCCGACGGGACGTGGGGTTCCTTTGCGCCCATGCTGGCGGCGCATATTTCGGGGCAGCTCGGGCAGTGCGTGGTTTATGTGAGTGCGC comes from the Anaerohalosphaera lusitana genome and includes:
- a CDS encoding TraR/DksA family transcriptional regulator, translating into MEEQVMDGWLTPQRKSKYKRLLLMKLKEIMGDVSDMERGAFEGSSELSHMPVHLADLGTDNYELEFSLGLMESEKKTIREIIDALKRLEDGSFGICEGLGTPIEKPRLKAIPWTRYSMEYARMIEKGLANPSESFRRRKYDRSVIEEEDDEGGDEDLELEDLDLSSVGVDVDDEESEDAIEEDLD
- a CDS encoding serine/threonine-protein kinase — protein: MHQQLSLLKGRQLGKYRLVRKLGQGGYCEVWKARDTIEGIDVALKIPQPDEAGKRDNETILREVRLVAQLRHPNIMPLKNADIIRDHAILATEISAKTLFDCPKPMAPRRLITIATQVLNGLACAHRKKIIHCDVTPGNIFLLDNGTAALGDFGISVLVKRKMVTTDDIGTPGYFAPEQAYGKPSYSSDCFSLALVIYEYLTGHLPAWPFHWPPKHFDRLKKRTSVRFTQFVKKSLAIEPANRFANATEMLNAMNQALPKSLAADTAPSLPQKHDWKQHRRAAFKKRYKNIFPALHRCVNCTEPVAEPMLVCPWCGTDKNRFENLTPLPYYCPRCHKGLAPSWKYCPYCYGPSFDLDPTEKSPPVHYHDKCTHCGRKTARFMKYCPACRRKIRKPWHAWPFPHTCPSCKSSVDKNFWTHCPWCKSHIK